The following proteins are encoded in a genomic region of Gossypium hirsutum isolate 1008001.06 chromosome D05, Gossypium_hirsutum_v2.1, whole genome shotgun sequence:
- the LOC107903683 gene encoding serine/threonine-protein phosphatase PP2A-2 catalytic subunit: MPSQGDLERQIEQLMECKPLSEAEVKALCEQARAVLVEEWNVQPVKCPVTVCGDIHGQFYDLIELFRIGGNAPDTNYLFMGDYVDRGYYSVETVSLLVALKVRYRDRITILRGNHESRQITQVYGFYDECLRKYGNANVWKYFTDLFDYLPLTALIESQIFCLHGGLSPSLDTLDNIRALDRIQEVPHEGPMCDLLWSDPDDRCGWGISPRGAGYTFGQDIATQFNHTNGLSLISRAHQLVMEGYNWCQDKNVVTVFSAPNYCYRCGNMAAILEIGENMDQNFLQFDPAPRQVEPDATRKTPDYFL, from the exons ATGCCATCACAGGGAGACCTAGAACGTCAGATCGAGCAGCTGATGGAGTGTAAGCCGCTGTCTGAGGCGGAGGTGAAGGCGTTGTGCGAGCAGGCACGAGCAGTACTGGTGGAAGAATGGAACGTGCAGCCGGTGAAGTGTCCTGTTACAGTTTGTGGAGATATTCACGGACAATTTTATGATCTAATAGAGCTGTTTCGAATAGGAGGCAATGCGCCCGATACTAATTATCTCTTCATGGGAGATTATGTAG ATCGCGGGTACTACTCAGTCGAGACCGTTTCACTTCTAGTGGCCCTCAAAGTCCGATATAGAGATAGAATAACAATTCTTAGAGGAAATCATGAGAGCCGGCAAATAACACAAGT GTATGGTTTTTATGATGAATGCTTGAGAAAATATGGAAATGCCAACGTGTGGAAGTATTTTACTGACCTGTTTGATTATTTACCACTCACAGCTCTTATTGAGAGTCAG ATCTTTTGTTTGCATGGAGGACTTTCCCCATCTTTGGACACGTTAGACAATATTCGAGCATTGGACCGTATACAGGAG GTTCCTCATGAAGGACCAATGTGTGATCTCTTGTGGTCTGATCCTGATGACCGCTGTGGATGGGGGATCTCTCCTCGTGGAGCTGGCTATACATTTGGACAAGATATTGCGACTCAGTTCAACCATACAAATGGTCTCTCTCTGATTTCAAGAGCCCATCAGCTTGTCATGGAAGGATACAATTGGTGTCAG GACAAGAATGTGGTGACCGTCTTCAGTGCTCCAAACTATTGCTACCGATGTGGAAACATGGCTGCAATTTTAGAGATCGGGGAGAATATGGACCAGAACTTTCTTCAGTTCGATCCAGCACCCCGGCAAGTTGAACCCGACGCCACACGCAAGACTCCtgattactttttataa